In Afipia carboxidovorans OM5, the sequence GGCGTTGCAGCGGGCATTACTTCCTTGTTCTGACGGGAGAATGCTATGCCGACCGACCTCAATCGTTCGACCTCCAGTTTGATCGGAAGCGATCGTGTGCAGGGCACTTCGGTGTTCGATGCCGATGGCGAGAAGATCGGCGTGATCGAATGCGTGATGATCGAGAAGGTAAGCGGCCGCGTGTCGTTCGCAGTGCTGAGCTTCGGCGGGTTTCTTGGCATCGGCGACGCGCATTACCCGCTGCCGTGGCCCGCACTGAAATACAACGTCGACCTTGGCGGCTATCAGATCATGATCCCGGTCGAGAAGCTGAAAGCCGGTCCGAAATATCAGCCCGGCACCGAATGGGATTGGGGAGCGGCCACGAAATCCGTCGGCGAGTATTACGGCGCGTGAGGGATGCCTATGTTTTGCATAGACGAGGGATTTTTCAGTCGTCATGCGTGGACCTGATCCGCGCATCCATCTTTCAAAAATAATGGATGGCCGGGTCAAGCCCGGCCATGACGGGCTGCTTTGATGCGGCCCTACAGTTTCCGCCCCGCCTGATCGGTCTGGTCGAACACAAGCCGCGCGACTTGCGTCAGCTTCTCCTTGTCGGCCGGGCCCGACACGACATAACCGATGCCGTTGTCCGCCCAATACATCGCGGCGTCCTTGTCCTGCGCAGCATAGCGCATGTTGCTCGACGCGCTCGTTGCGCGCGACGCATAGATCGTAAAGCGCTCGCCCGATGCATTTTCATACATGAAGAATGACGCCGGGCCGTTGGGGCCGGGCAGGAGACGTCCGCCGACAAGCTTCAAGCCCTGCGCATCGAGTTCGGGCGCGCGCACCTGCCAGCCGCAGCGGTTAGTGAGCCATTGCTGCAGATGGGCGCGCTCGCTTGCTCCGACTTCCACCGGATGGCGCACGTCGACGACGTAAAGCCGGTGCGCCTCCAGCGCATCGCCGGTGAAGCTCGTGGTGGCAGTCGTTTGCGCGGTCATGCCGCGCAGAACATAGCCGCTGCCCCCGCCGATCAGGAAGGCGGCCAGCATCGCGGCCGTCGCCGTCAAGGCCCACTGCCGCGGGCGTTGCGTCAAACGATCGAGCGCGAGGCGCGCGGGCACCGGCTCGTCGGCGACATGATCGTATTTCGCATGCAGCATGTCGCTCATCGTGCGCCACAGGCGAACCCGCTCCGCATCGTCAGGGTGCGCGGCAAGCCAGGCTTCCACCGCGTCGCGTCGCTCGGATGGTAGCTCGCCATCGACGTAAGCGTGGAGTTCGTCTTCGGTGACAGGCGTGTCGTGGATCATCGCAGTGTCTTTCACTTGACGCGGCGAAGCGCGGGGCGCTCACCGTCGAGAACGGATCGGATCTGGGTACGGGCGCGCGCGAGGCGTGACATCACGGTGCCGATCGGCACGCCCTGAATCTCGGCGACGTCGCGATAGCTCAGGCCTTCCAGCGCGACGAGAAGAAGCGCGGAGCGCTGGTCGTCCGGCAATGTCGCAAGCGCGCGGGCGATATCGCGGCCTTCGGCCTCGGTGCCGGAGGGTTCGGGCGCATCGTCGTGATACTCCGCGAGCACCGGCCGCCGCGCCAGCGATCGCCGGCGGTTGCGGTTAAGGTTCGTCAGGATCGTATAAAGCCAGGCGCGCAGGTCGCCGCCGAGGAACAGCTTCTCCGCCCGCAGCGCCCGCACCAGCGTATCCTGGACGAGATCGTCGGCCGCCTCACGGTCGTGGGTCAGCGCCCGGGCGTAACGGCGCAGCGCGGGAATCATGGTCTCAACGCTGTCGCGGAAGTCGGGCATGGGTTCAGGCTCTGGCGGCTGGTTCGCGTTGTCCTGTATAACACCGTGAAATTACGTCTATTCCCGCTCTGGTGGCTTTAGGCAGGGTATTGGCCCCGCCCATTCGCGGCCTTGCCCGGTCAAACCGGCTATGCCAAGACGGGCCTCTGTTTTTCAGGTTTTCCAATCAACGGACAGTTTTCATGGCTGAAAATACCGGTCTGATGCGCGGTAAGCGAGGGATCATCCTTGGCGTCGCGAACAACCGCTCGATTGCCTATGGGATCGCCAAATCCTGCCGCGACCAGGGCGCGGAACTGGCGCTGACCTGGCAGGGCGATGCGTTGAAGAAGCGCGTCGAGCCGCTCGCCAAGGAGCTCGGCGCGATCACGCTCGGCCATTGCGACGTCACCGACGGCGCTTCCATCGACGCTGTGTTCGAGGAAGCGAAAAAGCAGTGGGGCAAGATCGATTTTGTCGTCCACGCCATTGCTTTTGCCGACAAGGACGAACTCGACGGCCGCTATCTCGACACCACCGAGGCGAACTTCTCGCGCTCGATGCTGATCTCCTGCTACTCGCTCACGGCGATCACGCAGCGCGCCGAGAAGCTGATGACGGAGGGCGGTTCGATTCTCACGCTGTCCTATTACGGCGCGGAGAAGTGGATGCCGCATTACAACGTCATGGGCGTTGCCAAGGCGGCACTCGAGGCGAGCGTGCGGTATCTCGCGGCCGATCTCGGCGAGAAGAACATCCGCGTCAACGCGATTTCGGCGGGACCGATCAAGACGCTCGCCGCGTCCGGCATCGGCGATTTCCGCTACATCCTGAAGTGGAACGAATACAACGCGCCGCTGCGCCGAACCGTGACGCAGGAAGAAGTCGGCGACAGTGCGATGTATTTGCTGTCCGATCTCGCGCGCGGCGTCACCGGCGAGGTGCACCATGTCGATTCCGGCTATAATGTCGTCGGCATGAAACGCCCCGACGCGCCGGATATATCGCTTGCGGGGAAAGACTGAACTCCGACGCTGCGTGCCCCGGACGCAGCGCATCACGTAAGTGGTGCGCTGCAGAGCCGGGGCCGTTTCGAATTCGGTGTCCGCGAGGGTCCCGGTTCTGCGAAGCGGCGTTGCACGCCGCATCGCGCCCGGGACACTTGAGGGGCCGATCCTTCGCAATGACGACCTGAATTGAGATTAATCGCCCGATGCCGTCTCCCACCATCTACTTCATCCGCCATGGCCAGACCGAATGGAATGCGGCCGGCCGCTTTCAGGGCACGCAGGACATTCCGCTGAACGAGCGCGGCAAGGTGCAAGCGGTGCGCGCGGGCGAACTGCTGGCCGACATTCTCGCTGTGGATTCACACAAGCCGGAGCGCATTCCGTTTGTCGCCTCGCCACTTGGCCGGGCGCGTCAGACGATGGAGCTTGTGCGCGGCGAGCTCGGCATGCCGCCGCACGGCTATGACCTT encodes:
- a CDS encoding PRC-barrel domain-containing protein; translation: MPTDLNRSTSSLIGSDRVQGTSVFDADGEKIGVIECVMIEKVSGRVSFAVLSFGGFLGIGDAHYPLPWPALKYNVDLGGYQIMIPVEKLKAGPKYQPGTEWDWGAATKSVGEYYGA
- a CDS encoding anti-sigma factor family protein, translated to MIHDTPVTEDELHAYVDGELPSERRDAVEAWLAAHPDDAERVRLWRTMSDMLHAKYDHVADEPVPARLALDRLTQRPRQWALTATAAMLAAFLIGGGSGYVLRGMTAQTTATTSFTGDALEAHRLYVVDVRHPVEVGASERAHLQQWLTNRCGWQVRAPELDAQGLKLVGGRLLPGPNGPASFFMYENASGERFTIYASRATSASSNMRYAAQDKDAAMYWADNGIGYVVSGPADKEKLTQVARLVFDQTDQAGRKL
- a CDS encoding sigma-70 family RNA polymerase sigma factor; protein product: MPDFRDSVETMIPALRRYARALTHDREAADDLVQDTLVRALRAEKLFLGGDLRAWLYTILTNLNRNRRRSLARRPVLAEYHDDAPEPSGTEAEGRDIARALATLPDDQRSALLLVALEGLSYRDVAEIQGVPIGTVMSRLARARTQIRSVLDGERPALRRVK
- the fabI gene encoding enoyl-ACP reductase FabI, which gives rise to MAENTGLMRGKRGIILGVANNRSIAYGIAKSCRDQGAELALTWQGDALKKRVEPLAKELGAITLGHCDVTDGASIDAVFEEAKKQWGKIDFVVHAIAFADKDELDGRYLDTTEANFSRSMLISCYSLTAITQRAEKLMTEGGSILTLSYYGAEKWMPHYNVMGVAKAALEASVRYLAADLGEKNIRVNAISAGPIKTLAASGIGDFRYILKWNEYNAPLRRTVTQEEVGDSAMYLLSDLARGVTGEVHHVDSGYNVVGMKRPDAPDISLAGKD